The following DNA comes from Winogradskyella sp. PG-2.
AATTATCGATCCCTTTTTCTTCATTGAAGAAGGTACCAGTAACCTCTGAATCTTTATCTGCTTCATTTTGTGAAATTATTTTACCATATTGCTTTTGGATATGCTCAATTTGGTTATTGATCATCTTATCATCTGCAACTATGTTATAATGCGTAATTGCTTTTTTGCCTTTTAGTTTTACATCGAATTCTGGTGCTAAACCTAATTCAAACTCAAAAGAAAATGCGTCTGCATCCCAATCTAAATCGTCTTGAGGTTTAGGTAATGGGTTACCTAAAACGTCTAGCTTTTCTTCAACCAAATACTTCCCAAGAGCGTCTTGTAATAATTTATTCACCTCATCAACTAACACAGCCTTACCATATTGTTTCTTAACCATTCCCATTGGTACATGACCTTTTCTAAAACCTGGAATGTTTGCAGACTTTCGATAATCTGTTAAAATCTTTTCTACTTTATCACTATAATCTTCTTTAGCGATATCCACTGTTACAACTGCATTTAATGCATCAATGTTTTCTCTTGTAATGTTCATTTTTTTGAAACTAAAATTGGGCTGCAAAAATACAATATTTTTTACAACCCAACAATACTTTTAACCCTTTGATTGTTATACCATTTATACTTTCAAAATAACTGCAATAAAACGCCCTTTTTAACTTTCCATTTCTGTTAAAAACAGGAAACGTAGCTTAGGCTATGCTTTAATTTTTACCATCGTATAAAATTAAAAATCATCATTTCATTTAGCAATGATTTCAAAACATAAATGTTACAGCTATTTTTTGTCTTTTTTTAAGAAGGAATGTAGCAACGATTGAAGAACACATAAAAGCACACTAAAAAGTATTGCTGTCCATATACCATCTACACTAAATCCATCAATAAGTTTATCTGCCAATAAAATAATAAGTGCATTGATTACAAATAAAAATAATCCTAATGTCAATATTGTCACAGGCAAAGTCAAAATAACTAAGATTGGCTTTACTAATATATTTAATACAGAGAGTACGGCTGCAACAATCAAAGATGTTATATAGTTGTCTACATAGACTCCATTAAGAACTTCTGCTAGCACAAAAACTGCTACTGCGTTTAATAATAGTTTGATCAGTTTATTCATTTTCTAATGTTATTTATTTTATTCAACCATAAATACAATTGGTATTGAAAATGGCATTGCTACTGGTTTTCCACGTTGATAACCTGGTGTGAATCTTGGCATTTCTTGCATTACACGTTGTGCTTCTATTCTTAATATAGGATGTGGTGCTTTTATTTTAGTAATGCTAACATAACCGTATTTATCTACCTTAAACGTTACAAATATCCTCTGTTTACCTTTTAGTCCTAGTCCCTTAGCTTTGTTTATATCAAAATTTACTGATATAAGTTGCGCCACATTTTGATTGATACATTTTTTTCTGGCTTTATTACCGAATAACTCTTCGCAACCAGGAAATATAGCAACGCGTTCTATCACTCCATCAGGAACTATTGTAGGTTCTATATCTAAATCCTCTACTCCTTTAGATACTTTTATCTTTTTTATTTTCTTACCGTTAGCATCATATTTAATCCAAGTCTTAGAAAATTCATTATTAGTATAAGCTCCTTTCCATAGAAGATTACCATTTTCGTTAAATCGTTTTTCTTCACCTTGTTTTTTATCCTTTAAAATTATGCCTTTAAGTTTTAGTTTACCATTAGGATAAAAAGATTCGTAAATTCCATTCCTAGAGCCCTTTTCATAGCTTACGCTCCACTCTAATTGACTTTGCACATCATATTGTCTCCATTTACCATAAAGCTCGTAGTCTAAATAATTTGCTTCTACTTTTAAAGAACCATCTTCTCTAAACTCTTTATAATAACCGCTTTTTCGAGCTCGCTCATAGAATAATTTTCCGCTCTCATAGTAACCTCTTATTACAATAATGCCATTTTCTTTTACACCTTTACGCCTTACAACACCATTCTCATAGAATGAAGTTCCTTCAAAATCCATTTTGCCATTAGTATAACTAAATGTACTCGAAATTTGTCCGTTTTTATGATAGGCTATCCAAGCACCAACTCGTTTATTGTTTTTATGTTGACCTTCAACTTTTAACTCTCCAGTTTTGTAGTAGTCTTTAAAAGGACCATCTGGTTTTTCTTGGGAGAATGACAAATTAAAGCTTGAAACAACTAAAAGGATTACGAAAATGTATTTCATATTTTAAAAGTACTAATTTTTAGGATGGTAGAAAATCAATTACTGCTCTGTAAAAATCTTTAGGATTTTCTGCATGCAACCAGTGACCTGCATTACTGATTGTTACTATTTCTGAATTTGAAAAATGCCTTTGAATATTGGCTTCATCTGCTTCACCAATATATTCAGAACGATCTCCTCGTAAAAACAAGGTCTCCTTTTCAAATGTTGCATGCATTGGTAATACTTCACCAACTTCCGAAACATTTTCTTTCAAAACTTCTAAATTGATTCTTAAACCCAATTGCCCTTTTTCAACCCAATATAAATTTTTGAGTAAAAACATTCGCGTTCCTATTTCATCTACATAATAACTCAATGCTATATCTGCTTGCCCTCTACTTTTTATTTCAGAAAAATCTAAACTACTCAACCCTTCTAATATAGCATCATGATGAACTGGATAATATCGCGGTGAAATATCTGCTACTAAAAGCTTGCTTACCAATTCTGGATATTTAGTCGCAAATAACATTGCAGTTTTGCCTCCCATGGAATGCCCTAACAAAACAATATCACTTAACTCGTTTTCATCGCAATAGTGTTTTAAATCTTCTGCCATTAACTCATAATCAAAATCATCTGAGTGAAAACTACGTCCATGATTGCGTTGATCAACTAAATGCATTTTAAAATTAGACTCAGAAAACTGTCTAGCTAATGTTTTCCAATTGTCACCCATTCCTAAAAAGCCGTGAAGAATTACGAATGGCTTTCCTTCTCCAAAAGTATTTGAATGTAATATCATTTTAACTTATCTAAATACATACCAATTACATTCTCAGCTCCCATATATAAACTCTCGGCTATTAATGCATGCCCAATAGAAACCTCAAGTAAACCTGTAATATTTTCTTTGAAGTATTTTATATTGCCAAGTGATAAATCATGTCCAGCATTGATACCAAGTTGTAAAGTGTTTGCTAATCCTGAGCACTCCATATATGGTATTATAGCTTCCTTATTTCCTAAACTATATTGATGCGCAAAAGCTTCAGTATAAAGTTCTATTCTATCAGTTCCGGTTTCTTTAGCTCCTTCTACCTGATGTAAGTCTGGATCTACAAATATGGAAGTTCTAATACCATTGCTTTTAAATTCTTTAATTACTTCAACTAAAAAATCTTTATGTTTAATCGTGTCCCAACCTGCATTAGATGTAATAGCATCAACGGCATCTGGCACCAATGTTACTTGTGTTGGTTTAATATCTAAAACCATATCTACAAACTTCGGAATAGGATTCCCTTCTATATTATATTCTGTATAAACTTCTGGTTTTAAATCATAGGCATCTTGATAACGAATATGACGCTCATCTGGTCTTGGATGAATCGTAACACCTTCTGCTCCAAAATGCTGTACATCTTTAGCAAATTGAACCACATTAGGCACATCTCCTCCTCTACTATTTCTTAAGGTTGCTATCTTATTTATATTAACACTTAGCTTTGTCATTTTATAGAATTTGTCATACAAAAATACAAACTACAACACGCTTTTTATGGTAATTTTTGATTAATTTGCAGGATATTTAAAGCCTAATATGCAACTACAAGATTTAGTTATTAATGACATAAAGCCACTCAGTTTAAATGACAAAGTCAGTGATTTGCAAATGCTTTTTAATCAACTGACCTATTCACATATTCCTATTCAGAAAGATGGAGTTTATTTAGGCTGTATTTCTGAAACTGATGTACATTGTTTTGAAAGTGTAAAATCAATTAGTGAATGTCATCATACAATCGAAGGCTTTTTTGTAAGACCTACTTCAAACTGGCTAGATGTGTTAGAGGCTTTTGCTCAAAATGATTCTAACGTAATGCCTATTTTAGACCACAACAATAAATATCTAGGCTATTACGAACTCAATGATATCATTCACTTGTTTAATGAAACACCTTTCTTCTCTGAGCCAGGTGGAATCTTAATCGTTGAAAAAGGAATTCATGATTATTCATTCAGTGAAATTAGTCAGATTGTAGAATCTAATGATGCCAAACTATTAGGTGCATTTATTTCTAAAATGGAAAGCGATTTAGTTAGAATAACGATAAAAATTGGAAACGCAAGTATTAATGATGTCATCCATACCTTTAGACGTTATAGTTACAATATCATTTCTGGGCATGAAGAAGATTCTTATATCGAAAACCTAAAAGAACGCTCTCAATATTTAGACAAATACCTAAACATGTAAGGAATGAAAGTAGCAGTATATGGTCAGAATTACGCAAAGGAGGCGACTCAAGAAGCTTTTGAAATTCTCTTAGAAGTACTTTTAGAACATAAAGTAAGTATATATGTTGAAGTTGACTTTTTAAGTCTTCAAAATGATGCTTTAAAAAATAGTTCTGCAGTAAGAAGTTTTAAAGACTTAGATAAAAGTTATGACTTACTTATCAGTATTGGTGGTGATGGTACAATACTAAGAGCCATAACTTATGTTAGAGATTTAGGTATACCGATTGTTGGTATTAACACAGGTCGACTAGGTTTTTTAGCAACCGTACAAACTGACGATATTGCATCAGCACTTTCGGAGATATTTAAAGGCAACTATAAAATTTCTGAACGTTCTTTACTAAGTGTAGATACACATCCTAAACATAATGACATTGAAGAAACACATTTTGCACTTAACGAGATTGCTATAAGTAGAAAAAATACAACTTCGATGATTACAGTTGAAACACATCTAAATGATGAGTATTTAACTTCTTATTGGGCAGATGGTTTGATTCTATCAACACCAACAGGTTCCACTGGTTACTCCTTAAGTTGCGGAGGACCAGTAATTACTCCAGCTACTAAAAATTTCGCATTAACTCCTATAGCGCCTCATAACCTTAGTGCTCGTCCGTTGATTATTCCAGACGATACAAGGGTAAGTTTTAAAGTAGATGGTAGAGAAGATCAGTTTTTAATGTCTTTAGATTCTAGAATTGTTACATTACCAAACTCTACTATAGTTAATGTAAAAAAAGCAAACTTCGTAATTAAAATGGTTGAACTCTTAGATGAAACTTTTTTAAATACCCTCCGAAAAAAACTACTTTGGGGCGAAGATCGTCGTAATTAGACAATAAATACCACCAAAATCTGTTTATCTGTAATACATTTTGTGTCAAATTATTTAACACAAATCATAATTGTTATATTTGCAAACTTTGAAAAATTTATGAGGTATTTTTTTCTAATTCTATTAAGTCTATTTGTGGTTAAAAACGTTGATGCTCAAATCTATGAGGTTGGCATTTTTGCTGGTGGCAGTAATTTTATTGGCGATGTTGGTGAGACCACCTATATTTCGCCTAATCAAGGAGCATTTGGAGCTATAGTAAAGTGGAATAGAAGTCCTAGACATTCTTTTAGAGCTTCATTGATTTTTTCAAATTTAGAAGGTGTTGACGGAAAATCAGATGATCCAAGACGAGTACGACGAGGCTATCGCTTTAATACGAGTATTCTTGAAATTTCTGCTGGTATGGAATTTACATTTTTAGATTTCGACTTACATACAAGTGACATGAAAGGCACTCCTTATTTATATGGAGGTATTTCCTTGGCCAATCACGACAATTTTTATTTTAATCAAGCTGGTCAGGTAACTTCAGAGAATACAAGTAGTTGGGCATATGGAATTCCTATGGCATTAGGTTATAAGACTAATATTACTAATCACCTTATATTAGCAGCCGAGATTGGTGCTCGTTATACATTTTCTGATGAACTAGATGGAAGTGTGCCTGATGCAGAATTTAGAGAACAATTTAGCTTTGGAAATACAAATAGCACAGATTGGTATGT
Coding sequences within:
- a CDS encoding phage holin family protein → MNKLIKLLLNAVAVFVLAEVLNGVYVDNYITSLIVAAVLSVLNILVKPILVILTLPVTILTLGLFLFVINALIILLADKLIDGFSVDGIWTAILFSVLLCVLQSLLHSFLKKDKK
- a CDS encoding pyridoxine 5'-phosphate synthase, with the translated sequence MTKLSVNINKIATLRNSRGGDVPNVVQFAKDVQHFGAEGVTIHPRPDERHIRYQDAYDLKPEVYTEYNIEGNPIPKFVDMVLDIKPTQVTLVPDAVDAITSNAGWDTIKHKDFLVEVIKEFKSNGIRTSIFVDPDLHQVEGAKETGTDRIELYTEAFAHQYSLGNKEAIIPYMECSGLANTLQLGINAGHDLSLGNIKYFKENITGLLEVSIGHALIAESLYMGAENVIGMYLDKLK
- a CDS encoding energy transducer TonB, with the translated sequence MKYIFVILLVVSSFNLSFSQEKPDGPFKDYYKTGELKVEGQHKNNKRVGAWIAYHKNGQISSTFSYTNGKMDFEGTSFYENGVVRRKGVKENGIIVIRGYYESGKLFYERARKSGYYKEFREDGSLKVEANYLDYELYGKWRQYDVQSQLEWSVSYEKGSRNGIYESFYPNGKLKLKGIILKDKKQGEEKRFNENGNLLWKGAYTNNEFSKTWIKYDANGKKIKKIKVSKGVEDLDIEPTIVPDGVIERVAIFPGCEELFGNKARKKCINQNVAQLISVNFDINKAKGLGLKGKQRIFVTFKVDKYGYVSITKIKAPHPILRIEAQRVMQEMPRFTPGYQRGKPVAMPFSIPIVFMVE
- a CDS encoding NAD kinase, producing MKVAVYGQNYAKEATQEAFEILLEVLLEHKVSIYVEVDFLSLQNDALKNSSAVRSFKDLDKSYDLLISIGGDGTILRAITYVRDLGIPIVGINTGRLGFLATVQTDDIASALSEIFKGNYKISERSLLSVDTHPKHNDIEETHFALNEIAISRKNTTSMITVETHLNDEYLTSYWADGLILSTPTGSTGYSLSCGGPVITPATKNFALTPIAPHNLSARPLIIPDDTRVSFKVDGREDQFLMSLDSRIVTLPNSTIVNVKKANFVIKMVELLDETFLNTLRKKLLWGEDRRN
- a CDS encoding DUF6089 family protein, with the translated sequence MRYFFLILLSLFVVKNVDAQIYEVGIFAGGSNFIGDVGETTYISPNQGAFGAIVKWNRSPRHSFRASLIFSNLEGVDGKSDDPRRVRRGYRFNTSILEISAGMEFTFLDFDLHTSDMKGTPYLYGGISLANHDNFYFNQAGQVTSENTSSWAYGIPMALGYKTNITNHLILAAEIGARYTFSDELDGSVPDAEFREQFSFGNTNSTDWYVFSGFTLTYTFGRRPCYCNF
- a CDS encoding CBS domain-containing protein; the protein is MQLQDLVINDIKPLSLNDKVSDLQMLFNQLTYSHIPIQKDGVYLGCISETDVHCFESVKSISECHHTIEGFFVRPTSNWLDVLEAFAQNDSNVMPILDHNNKYLGYYELNDIIHLFNETPFFSEPGGILIVEKGIHDYSFSEISQIVESNDAKLLGAFISKMESDLVRITIKIGNASINDVIHTFRRYSYNIISGHEEDSYIENLKERSQYLDKYLNM
- a CDS encoding alpha/beta fold hydrolase, translated to MILHSNTFGEGKPFVILHGFLGMGDNWKTLARQFSESNFKMHLVDQRNHGRSFHSDDFDYELMAEDLKHYCDENELSDIVLLGHSMGGKTAMLFATKYPELVSKLLVADISPRYYPVHHDAILEGLSSLDFSEIKSRGQADIALSYYVDEIGTRMFLLKNLYWVEKGQLGLRINLEVLKENVSEVGEVLPMHATFEKETLFLRGDRSEYIGEADEANIQRHFSNSEIVTISNAGHWLHAENPKDFYRAVIDFLPS